acgacaacgaaaaaatgcgtgtgctcgtgttgaattcaattttcgacttcatctctatttaacatatgtgttcttaggcctagcttaacagaggttggcgaagacggggcgaattcgcaaagagcgagagagaactttattatgctcccgcctaaactaacttacactagacttcagattttttctacttcacaatccaacaataaacaataaccgacaatatgagttccgccaacaGCGGCCCCGTTGAACGCCTCCACGGCTTCAACAAATCGGCAGCGGCGCCAGCTTGTGGACCGCCCTCCGGAAGATGGCTCCATCACTCCTTCTAAGGTCGACGAACCTGACCTTGCCGTCCTCTCCTGCGTGCGTCGCGATGATCCTTCCCAGGAGCCACTGTTGAGGCAGCAGGTTGTCCTCTGCCACGACGACGAGTTGGCCCTCCTCGACGTTGGCCTTCTCCTAGTGCCACTTGCCCCGAACCTGAAGGCCCAGGACATATTCCCGGGACCATCGCCGCCAGAACGTTTGCCTGACTGACGAGACAAGCCGTCATCGCCGCAAGCAACTGAGACCCGcctggtccggggtccggagtgctggtgctgcgatGAGCGGCCCGCCTGTTAGCAGTCGCTTGGGTCCTGGCTGAGCGCTCCGAGGGGCCGCGAGTTCATCGTGGCCTCGATCCCGACAAGGACTGTTGCCAGCTCTTCGGCGTTGAGAAGTGCGCAGCCCACCGCTCGTAGGAGTAGgtgctttgcagttttcacacctgcctcccataGTCCGCCCATGTCCGGAGCCCGAGGGGTTGTGAACGCAAATTCGCATCCGCTTTTTGATGCGAACTCGCGAATTgcgtccgcctgctcctcgatccGATCGCAAAGAGCCAGGAAGTGGCGACTCGCTCCGACGAAGTTCGTCGCGTTGTCGCAATGCACTGTCTGCGGacatcctcgtcgaccaaTGAATCTTTGAAAAGCCAATAGAAAAGAATCAGTACTTAGATCTGAGACAATCTCTAAGTGAACCGCCTTggacgcaaaacaaacaaataaggcaACGTAGGACTTATACGGGGGCCTTCcttgaatttttaatgtcgtataggcagggccacaaaaatcaacgccacatatcgcaaatgggcggagagcacggagtctatctgcgggtagatttcccataatttgtgtCATCAGTCGAGGCTTGCATTTGAAGCAGAGCATGAAACAGCACATGAtcgaactgtctgactgcagagttcctgagcgtttacggtccaaatacgctgtcgtaggatgctcacaagtgctcgagggccgacatgaaaattggaatggtgccggacgtagctctgcacaaactgcGAGCGTTTCGTCAACAGCAAGGGAAACTTGGCATCATATGATATAGGAGCGTTAGCTAGTCGCCCCCCAACTCGCAACAACGAAAAGTTGCACCAAGTGCCTGTATCCTCATGGATGAATGGGTTCAATCGCTGATGACATGGGCCGACCTTGGAGCCTTTACGaaccttttcaatttctacttgatactcgtgcttttgtactatttcgataatcttatgaaacgcttcattatattcagtcggtgacagagtttcttcgaaaattatactcttgtctttgcattttcttataaagcggAACATATAAGCGAACACTCTAAGCAGGTTGAGGTGTGACGAAAACCCCTCGATGACATCCAGCAAATCGgaagtttgcacagcagcggtcagcCCGACCACAGACGCCATAAGCTCTCATGATGGCGTCGGCAAATGCATGTAGCTGTACCGGTGACAATGGGTCGGTATGCACGAACCGAGGAATCGATATCTCATCCAGTTGAGACAgagtgctttttagcatatcccaagctgtttccaagtgcatcggaattgactcatcccaatctgttcatgccgaacagctatgtccggtatcccgccagcagagcatcgctgttggcggaatgtaCTTTTTGACCCGTTTGGGATTTGGAAATTACTCTTGAATAAAACCCCGAACGAGAAAGACGAACTCCAGCACCTGCTTTCATTATTTCTGGAAATATTTGGGACACAcagcttttccggcccccgacgtcAACACAATCTAATTTATTAATCCAGAGTTCCTGCAataggatctttcctttaatcacaatgggacttaacaagccgagggggtcaaacagcttcgatgtcaccgatagtatgttccgttttgtcgctcggagacccaagacagaagtgtcaattttgaacttgaaggcatcttcgctaggcaaccacgatattcctaacgccttagttgactctgaatccgagataggtatcgacttaactgtgctctcagatgcagtcccctcaggtgagtttgaaaacaactttgtcaattcaaaacATGCTGTTTAAAGAACCTGagacacttcagacttaattgtctttagctcctctacgcatgcagcaccagttaACATGTCATCGACGTATAAATCGGATCCAATCACGTCGGCAGCTCTAGGGAATGAACATCTAGCAGATTCACTCAACCTCTTTAAACACCGAATAGCAAGAAATGGGGCTGGTCCAGTACCATATGTGACGGTGTTGAGCTTGTATAATCTTAAGGATTCAGAGGGGTCTCTCCTCCACACTATGAGTTGAAACTTCCTATCCGCTTCATTTACCATTACTTGGCGATACATCTTTTTTACATCGGCAGTCAGGGCATACTTGTGCAGCCGGAAGCGGAGTAGAGTGGAGTACAACTCTTCTTGAATTGTCGGCCCCACCATCAGGATGTCGTTTAAGGCCACCTGAGACAATGTTTTGCAGGACGCATCGAACACGACGCGCAACTATGTTGACTTACTCTGGGGCCTTAACATGCATTGATGGGGAACGACataatgtggagtggaagggattttgttgtctgtaggcgacatatgacctagggcgagatattcttccatgaattccaagtacatggtcttcaagttaggatctcgagacaaccttcgctcaagcgacaaaaaccgccgtgttgcaacctcgaaggagttgcctaatccatttagatcagatttaaacggcagcctaacttcaaaccgacctgatggcaatacctgagtagtcttcctataatggtcttcacataacttgtgctcaggcgacagaattttctttggatttggcatttcctccagcgaccaaaatttctgtagtgcgctgtcaatcgatactaaaggttcttcactaaaactgaaactattcacaacttgtttTGGGACTGCAGACTTGTATCTGCCCGAAACAACCCAACTAAGTAGGGTCTTTCAGGATGGTAACCGGAGATCGACTTTAAGATCCAGAAATCGAACGAGAACTCACTACCATTTACTCGCGACTTCACCACTGTGTGTAGcttttttttgacttgagaATTGGACTCGCCAATACCAAGTAAGTTGATACACGACTCCTCCCTTCGAATCTGTAAGCGGTTCGCCAGttcttctgttataaaattcgtttgagacccagagtccagcagagctcgggccaaaacgtattctccgtttttcgtacGGACGCTTACGATTGACGTAACCAAAATCACCCTGTCCAAGGACGTGGCATGCATAACTATGACGTGGAAGGCTGATCTTGGTTAAAAGTAGGAGATATGGTCTCTGGCGGGGGTGGCaacgctaaactgttctcaggcactgtatatct
Above is a window of Drosophila santomea strain STO CAGO 1482 unplaced genomic scaffold, Prin_Dsan_1.1 Segkk101_quiver_pilon_scaf, whole genome shotgun sequence DNA encoding:
- the LOC122756553 gene encoding uncharacterized protein LOC122756553, which encodes MEETGVMPKEHEEPRVEDTGSAGFIGRRGCPQTVHCDNATNFVGASRHFLALCDRIEEQADAIREFASKSGCEFAFTTPRAPDMGGLWEAGVKTAKHLLLRAVGCALLNAEELATVLVGIEATMNSRPLGALSQDPSDC